The following are encoded together in the Deltaproteobacteria bacterium genome:
- a CDS encoding YebC/PmpR family DNA-binding transcriptional regulator, producing the protein MSGHSKWSQIKRKKGVQDAKRGKIFSKLIREITVAARLGGGDPEGNPRLRAAIAAAKLENMPRDNIERAIKKGAGELGEGAAYEDLIYEGYGPGGVAVLIEAMTDNKNRTTAEIRYIFSKCNANLGEAGCVSWMFQKKGYIVVERDDVDEDRLIEVVLEAGAEDVKEEGEKEYEVITAPQDCEAVKGALEQAGIECLLAEITMHPQSTIRLEGRNAEQVLRLMEMLEDHDDVQKVYANFDIPENVMEQLSR; encoded by the coding sequence ATGTCAGGTCACTCTAAGTGGTCGCAGATTAAGAGGAAAAAGGGGGTCCAGGATGCCAAGAGGGGGAAGATCTTCAGCAAGCTGATCAGGGAGATCACGGTGGCTGCCCGATTGGGAGGAGGTGACCCGGAGGGGAACCCCAGGCTGAGGGCGGCCATTGCCGCCGCCAAGTTGGAGAACATGCCCAGGGACAACATCGAGAGGGCCATAAAAAAGGGGGCAGGAGAGCTTGGTGAGGGAGCAGCCTATGAGGATTTAATCTATGAGGGTTATGGCCCTGGTGGGGTGGCAGTTCTCATCGAGGCTATGACGGACAACAAGAATAGGACCACTGCGGAGATTAGATATATCTTCTCTAAGTGTAACGCAAATTTGGGGGAAGCGGGGTGTGTCTCTTGGATGTTTCAAAAGAAGGGGTACATCGTGGTGGAAAGGGACGATGTGGACGAAGACAGGTTGATAGAAGTGGTCCTGGAGGCAGGAGCAGAGGATGTAAAGGAGGAGGGAGAAAAGGAGTATGAGGTGATCACTGCTCCGCAGGACTGTGAGGCTGTAAAAGGGGCCCTGGAGCAGGCGGGGATTGAGTGCCTGCTGGCAGAGATCACTATGCACCCCCAAAGCACGATAAGGTTAGAGGGAAGGAATGCGGAGCAGGTGCTGCGCCTCATGGAGATGTTGGAGGATCATGACGATGTCCAAAAGGTCTACGCGAACTTCGACATCCCTGAGAACGTGATGGAACAGTTGAGTCGATGA
- the ruvC gene encoding crossover junction endodeoxyribonuclease RuvC translates to MRVLGIDPGTQVMGYGVVEEDKGELGHIGNGILSPQGELPERLKGIYDGLTEVIRKYSPEVVAMESPFFAKNVLSTLKLGQVQGVILLATTHCSLASFAYTPMEVKSAVAGYGRATKVQVREMVKRLLGLDRPLSLDASDALAVAICHIHTAELKGRYQRHLLPRQAPRR, encoded by the coding sequence ATGAGGGTATTGGGGATAGACCCCGGCACACAGGTCATGGGTTATGGGGTGGTAGAAGAGGATAAGGGAGAACTGGGTCACATCGGCAATGGGATCCTCTCCCCCCAGGGAGAGCTGCCGGAGAGGCTGAAGGGGATCTATGATGGATTAACAGAGGTGATCCGCAAATACTCCCCTGAGGTGGTGGCCATGGAGAGCCCCTTTTTTGCGAAAAATGTGCTGAGCACCCTGAAATTGGGGCAGGTACAGGGGGTCATCTTGCTGGCAACAACCCATTGCTCTCTTGCCTCCTTTGCTTATACCCCCATGGAGGTCAAGTCCGCCGTCGCCGGTTACGGGAGGGCCACCAAGGTCCAGGTAAGGGAGATGGTAAAACGCCTCCTGGGGCTCGATCGGCCCCTTTCCTTGGACGCCTCCGATGCCCTGGCCGTGGCCATCTGCCACATCCACACCGCCGAACTAAAGGGGAGATATCAGCGACACCTCCTCCCCCGCCAAGCCCCCAGAAGATGA
- the ruvA gene encoding Holliday junction branch migration protein RuvA has protein sequence MISQIRGQLVYKSPEEIIIDVNGVGYGVKVPLSTFYELPGIGGDVLLQVHTYVREDTLHLYGFLTPKEKELFCLLIGVSGVGPRLAINVLSGISAQDLERALKDEDLPSLTRIPGVGRKTAERMLVELKDKVVASATAVVSGIQGKEGGMVKDALSALVNLGYTRGIAEEALRDVLREKGDDLSLEDLLKESLRLLVRH, from the coding sequence ATGATATCTCAAATCCGTGGCCAATTGGTCTATAAATCTCCCGAGGAGATCATCATCGATGTCAATGGGGTAGGATATGGCGTCAAGGTCCCTCTTTCCACCTTCTATGAGCTCCCGGGGATAGGAGGGGATGTCCTCTTGCAGGTCCACACATATGTACGAGAGGATACCCTCCACCTGTACGGCTTTTTGACCCCAAAAGAGAAAGAGCTCTTTTGCCTATTGATCGGGGTCTCGGGTGTGGGGCCGAGGTTGGCCATCAACGTGCTGTCCGGTATTTCTGCTCAGGACCTGGAGAGGGCCTTGAAGGATGAGGACCTGCCCAGTTTGACCCGCATCCCCGGTGTGGGGAGAAAGACCGCCGAGAGGATGCTTGTGGAGTTAAAAGACAAGGTAGTCGCCTCTGCAACGGCGGTGGTCAGTGGCATTCAAGGTAAAGAGGGGGGGATGGTCAAGGATGCCCTTTCCGCCCTGGTCAACCTGGGTTATACAAGAGGAATAGCTGAGGAGGCCTTAAGGGATGTGTTACGGGAGAAGGGGGACGATCTCTCTTTAGAGGATCTCCTGAAGGAGTCCTTGCGGCTCCTGGTCAGGCATTGA
- the ruvB gene encoding Holliday junction branch migration DNA helicase RuvB has product MVKDKPIVSEEEIRFEQGVRPLSFAEYVGQERVKENLRVFVDAAGERGEALDHVLFHGPPGLGKTTLAHIIAHELGVGIKATSGPAIERTGDLAAILTNLQERDVLFIDEVHRLNRVVEEALYPVLEDFEFDIVIGQGPSARAIKLDIPPFTLVGATTRAGLLTSPLRDRFGVVFRVDYYSPEELAVIVERSARILGVSIDGEGAWEIASRSRGTPRVAIRLLRRVRDYAQVREDGSITREVAQRSLAQMEIDQLGLDNMDRKILRTIIEKFSGGPVGVDTLSTAISEEKDTIEDVYEPFLIQKGYINRTARGRVATKLAYEYLGLQPQGGMQEGLF; this is encoded by the coding sequence ATAGTGAAAGATAAGCCTATTGTCTCAGAAGAGGAAATCCGCTTTGAGCAGGGGGTGCGCCCTCTATCCTTCGCGGAATACGTGGGCCAGGAGCGAGTCAAGGAGAACCTGAGGGTCTTTGTCGATGCCGCCGGTGAACGGGGGGAGGCCCTCGACCATGTCCTCTTTCACGGCCCTCCTGGTCTGGGCAAGACCACCTTGGCCCACATCATCGCCCATGAGCTAGGGGTGGGGATCAAGGCCACCTCCGGCCCAGCCATAGAGCGCACAGGGGATCTGGCGGCCATCCTCACCAATCTGCAGGAGAGGGACGTGCTGTTCATAGATGAGGTCCACCGCCTCAATCGGGTAGTGGAGGAGGCCCTCTACCCGGTGCTGGAGGACTTCGAGTTCGACATCGTCATTGGCCAGGGCCCCAGTGCCCGGGCCATCAAGCTGGATATCCCTCCCTTTACCCTGGTGGGGGCCACCACCAGGGCAGGGCTCCTCACCTCTCCCCTGAGGGACAGGTTTGGAGTGGTCTTCAGGGTAGACTACTATTCGCCGGAGGAGTTGGCTGTTATCGTTGAGAGATCTGCACGTATCCTCGGGGTGAGCATAGATGGAGAGGGGGCCTGGGAGATCGCCTCCCGCTCCCGGGGTACCCCCAGGGTGGCCATTCGTCTTTTGCGCAGGGTACGGGACTACGCCCAGGTCAGGGAGGACGGTTCCATCACTAGGGAGGTGGCCCAAAGGTCCCTCGCCCAGATGGAGATCGACCAGTTGGGCCTCGATAACATGGACCGCAAGATCCTGCGAACCATCATTGAGAAGTTCAGCGGGGGCCCAGTGGGTGTAGATACCCTCTCCACGGCCATCAGTGAGGAGAAGGATACCATTGAGGACGTGTATGAGCCCTTTCTCATTCAGAAGGGGTATATCAATCGCACTGCCCGGGGGAGGGTAGCTACTAAACTCGCCTATGAATACCTCGGGTTGCAGCCCCAGGGTGGCATGCAAGAGGGGCTCTTTTGA